One segment of Shewanella piezotolerans WP3 DNA contains the following:
- the zntR gene encoding Zn(2+)-responsive transcriptional regulator: protein MYRIGELAQLCEVKTDTLRFYEKHGLLSPSSRTDSGYRIYTENDAERLRFILRAKAVGFTLAEITELLSIELDKSNWACADVKGLVDDKLANVEAKIAELNHFQLSLQRLSQACCGGPESAEHCSILEALESSTDNIRCENHSHTHDDEQFTKNCQNKAVSKNSKEK, encoded by the coding sequence ATGTATCGAATTGGTGAGCTAGCACAGCTGTGTGAGGTCAAAACGGATACGTTAAGGTTTTACGAAAAGCACGGTTTGCTATCGCCTTCCTCAAGGACTGATTCTGGTTATCGCATCTATACCGAAAATGACGCAGAACGCTTACGTTTTATTCTACGGGCTAAAGCGGTTGGTTTTACCCTCGCTGAGATCACCGAGCTGCTGTCAATTGAACTAGATAAGTCCAATTGGGCCTGTGCCGATGTTAAAGGTTTGGTGGATGACAAGCTAGCCAACGTAGAAGCTAAAATTGCAGAGCTAAATCATTTTCAGCTATCGCTACAAAGGTTATCCCAAGCTTGTTGCGGCGGGCCTGAAAGCGCAGAACATTGCTCCATTTTAGAAGCGTTAGAATCCAGTACTGACAATATTCGCTGTGAAAATCACAGCCATACTCATGATGATGAACAATTTACTAAAAATTGCCAAAACAAAGCAGTTAGTAAGAATTCAAAAGAGAAATAG
- a CDS encoding LysR family transcriptional regulator has protein sequence MDLNRVQMFAQVVEQGSFTKAAKALGITKATVSRKIAELEADAGVQLLFRTTRALKLTEAGANYYNRVHHILSELQNAEDQLSASQQTITGHLKIICPIELGQLYFGQILARFLNAYPQITIDAELTNRKVDVIGEGVDFLFQITEKRNEALQTYALLNTPKVLMASPKYLAKHGTPQIPEDLSQHQCIRLSTPYVDNSWSLFNGEKWVTFEPKSRLETNNITLVREAAIEGLGIATVPMIIASEAIENGSLVTVLQDYPMKQNLITISMPKRVYLPRKYRVFTEFLYKNLFQNWHEQVIDVPDFICRPE, from the coding sequence ATGGATTTGAATAGAGTGCAGATGTTTGCGCAAGTTGTAGAGCAGGGAAGTTTCACTAAAGCCGCCAAAGCATTAGGGATCACTAAAGCCACCGTCAGCCGAAAGATTGCAGAGCTTGAAGCAGATGCTGGGGTGCAGCTGTTATTTAGGACCACTAGAGCATTAAAACTGACAGAGGCAGGAGCAAACTACTACAACCGGGTACACCATATTTTGTCAGAGCTACAAAATGCAGAAGACCAACTTAGCGCCAGTCAGCAGACAATCACAGGCCATCTAAAAATTATCTGTCCTATAGAACTTGGACAGCTCTATTTTGGGCAAATTCTTGCTCGTTTTCTAAATGCTTATCCCCAAATAACCATTGATGCCGAACTGACAAACCGTAAAGTTGATGTCATCGGCGAAGGGGTTGATTTCTTATTCCAAATTACTGAAAAACGGAATGAAGCTCTGCAGACCTATGCCTTACTCAATACTCCTAAGGTGCTGATGGCCAGCCCGAAATATCTTGCCAAGCATGGTACACCGCAGATCCCTGAAGATCTTAGCCAACACCAGTGCATTCGCCTTTCTACGCCCTATGTAGATAACAGCTGGTCGCTGTTTAATGGTGAGAAGTGGGTAACATTCGAACCTAAATCTAGACTAGAGACCAATAATATCACCTTGGTGCGTGAAGCCGCGATTGAAGGGCTTGGTATTGCCACAGTGCCGATGATCATCGCTAGTGAAGCGATAGAAAATGGTTCATTAGTGACAGTGCTTCAAGACTATCCGATGAAGCAAAACCTCATTACTATCAGCATGCCCAAACGAGTCTACCTTCCCAGAAAGTATCGTGTATTTACTGAGTTTCTATACAAAAACTTGTTTCAAAACTGGCATGAACAAGTCATCGATGTTCCAGATTTTATTTGTCGTCCAGAATAA
- a CDS encoding YebC/PmpR family DNA-binding transcriptional regulator, whose translation MGRAYQNRKESMAKTAGQKTRLYSRYGKEIYVCAKNGGFDPDGNLALRQMISKAKKDQVPAHVIERAIEKARGGGGEDYESARYEGFGPGGCMVIADCLTDNGKRTFTQVRQAFVKNDAKLGGPGTAGHMFDHQAVFVFAGDDEDAILEMLMMADVDVTDVELEDGMISVYAPHTEFFKVKTALAAELPAETEYVMEEITFVPQTMTAITDAEEIEQFEKFLAALEDCDDVQNVYHNAELPEA comes from the coding sequence ATGGGCAGAGCATACCAAAACCGCAAAGAATCCATGGCGAAAACTGCTGGGCAGAAGACGAGACTCTATTCTAGATACGGAAAAGAGATCTACGTTTGCGCCAAGAATGGTGGTTTCGATCCCGACGGCAACCTAGCATTACGTCAAATGATTTCCAAGGCTAAGAAAGATCAAGTGCCTGCTCATGTTATTGAGCGTGCGATCGAAAAAGCTCGTGGCGGTGGCGGTGAAGATTATGAAAGTGCTCGCTATGAAGGTTTTGGTCCGGGTGGTTGCATGGTCATTGCTGACTGCCTAACAGATAACGGTAAGCGTACCTTTACTCAAGTGCGTCAGGCATTCGTTAAGAATGACGCAAAACTAGGTGGCCCAGGCACTGCTGGTCACATGTTTGATCACCAAGCGGTATTCGTATTTGCTGGCGATGATGAAGATGCGATCCTTGAAATGCTAATGATGGCGGACGTTGATGTCACAGACGTAGAGCTAGAAGATGGCATGATCAGTGTCTATGCTCCACATACAGAGTTCTTCAAGGTAAAAACAGCACTCGCGGCTGAACTTCCTGCAGAAACTGAATATGTCATGGAAGAGATCACTTTCGTTCCACAAACTATGACAGCAATTACTGATGCAGAAGAGATTGAGCAGTTTGAAAAATTCTTAGCTGCACTTGAAGATTGTGATGACGTTCAGAACGTTTACCACAATGCAGAGTTACCAGAGGCATAA
- a CDS encoding SO_0444 family Cu/Zn efflux transporter, which yields MLLANFIDLFLDSAPWLLLGLFLAGMLKMFVPMAWMQKQLGGHGVKTTVKAAVLGAPLPLCSCGVIPAAVGLRRSGASKAATTSFLVSTPETGVDSVTVSYVLLGPFMAIVRPIAAVTSAIVAGLLVGRDDDEAKPAVDTKEAEASSCCSSKKVGPKVAASSCCASEKKATVTMKPMAQSSVMSQATNAAPLNLTPVTEQVKSSCCSSDKPAAKAESTSCCSSKSSDAAEAESCCESTKDIATELKGTSVISRIGKGLHFAATDLVRDTTVWLLIGLFFAALVTTYVPGDFMAKWGDGILAMLVMVLISVPMYICATASTPIAAGLLLAGVSPGAVLVFMLAGPATNIATLGVVTKELGKRALFGYLGGVLGVALVSGVLVNYLVDTFGFVVMPQVGEHHNLLPAAIVYSSAVVLAILMAKVFLDMLPKNWWRRDCCS from the coding sequence ATGTTATTAGCAAACTTTATCGACCTTTTCCTTGATTCAGCCCCATGGTTGCTACTCGGTCTATTTTTAGCTGGAATGCTAAAAATGTTTGTGCCTATGGCATGGATGCAAAAGCAACTGGGTGGCCATGGTGTTAAAACCACAGTCAAAGCTGCAGTATTGGGTGCACCCTTGCCACTTTGTTCTTGTGGCGTTATTCCCGCAGCTGTTGGGCTGCGCCGAAGCGGCGCATCTAAAGCGGCAACCACTTCCTTTCTAGTATCCACTCCAGAGACTGGGGTTGACTCAGTGACTGTATCATACGTGCTGCTTGGGCCATTTATGGCGATTGTCAGGCCTATCGCTGCTGTCACCAGTGCAATCGTAGCTGGTCTGCTGGTTGGTCGTGATGACGATGAGGCTAAGCCTGCCGTTGATACCAAAGAAGCTGAAGCTTCATCTTGTTGTAGCAGTAAAAAAGTTGGGCCAAAAGTTGCTGCTAGCAGCTGTTGTGCTAGTGAAAAGAAAGCCACTGTAACGATGAAACCAATGGCACAGAGTAGTGTTATGAGTCAGGCTACTAATGCCGCTCCGCTAAATTTAACGCCAGTGACAGAGCAGGTAAAATCAAGCTGTTGCAGCAGTGATAAACCGGCTGCTAAGGCTGAGAGCACATCATGTTGTAGTTCAAAGAGTTCAGACGCTGCTGAAGCTGAGAGTTGCTGTGAGTCGACTAAAGATATTGCCACTGAGCTTAAAGGCACATCCGTTATTAGCCGTATCGGTAAGGGATTGCACTTTGCTGCTACTGATTTAGTACGCGATACTACAGTTTGGTTATTAATCGGTTTGTTTTTTGCTGCGCTAGTCACAACTTATGTTCCTGGTGATTTTATGGCTAAATGGGGCGATGGCATTTTAGCTATGCTAGTCATGGTGCTGATATCTGTGCCTATGTATATCTGCGCTACAGCATCAACGCCTATTGCTGCTGGCTTGTTATTAGCTGGGGTTTCACCTGGAGCTGTATTGGTGTTTATGTTGGCAGGTCCTGCAACTAATATCGCAACCTTAGGCGTGGTGACTAAAGAGCTAGGTAAACGTGCATTGTTTGGCTATTTAGGTGGTGTGCTAGGCGTCGCGTTAGTTTCAGGCGTCTTGGTTAACTATCTGGTCGATACGTTTGGCTTTGTGGTAATGCCACAAGTGGGAGAGCATCATAACTTGTTGCCAGCTGCCATTGTTTATTCATCAGCGGTTGTGCTTGCTATCCTAATGGCAAAGGTATTTTTAGACATGTTACCCAAGAATTGGTGGCGCCGAGATTGCTGCTCATAA
- a CDS encoding thiol-disulfide oxidoreductase DCC family protein, producing MQAQAQSQVIIFDGICNLCHGVVNFVINHDKHQRFVFASLQSNTGRRYLSKFGVTEVALDSVILIKADKCYLRSDAAIEIAKSLDAPWSLLRFSCFLPKIVRDRLYNALAKQRYRLFGTRAICLLPTAAVKSRFIED from the coding sequence GTGCAAGCACAAGCACAATCACAGGTAATCATCTTTGATGGCATATGTAATTTATGCCACGGCGTCGTTAATTTCGTGATTAACCACGATAAACACCAACGGTTTGTGTTTGCCTCGCTGCAATCGAACACCGGTAGGCGTTATCTGTCTAAGTTCGGTGTGACTGAGGTTGCTTTAGATAGCGTGATATTAATAAAGGCAGATAAATGCTATCTGCGCAGTGATGCGGCAATAGAGATTGCAAAGTCTCTTGATGCACCTTGGTCACTGTTACGTTTTAGCTGTTTTTTACCAAAAATAGTACGTGATAGACTTTATAATGCACTGGCAAAGCAGCGTTATAGACTATTTGGCACAAGAGCTATCTGCCTGTTACCAACGGCTGCTGTTAAAAGTCGCTTTATCGAAGATTAA
- a CDS encoding thiol:disulfide interchange protein DsbA/DsbL — MKKLLTLLLLTFVVIGCGDKNATDANYVEGVNYRALATPIATDGEQIEVMEFFWYGCPHCESFEKPLHQWQKTMAADVHLVQSPAIWNDLMKLHAKVFFIVQNMADADKAHAALFQEVMGLREIRDIKLQTQKLAEFLQRFGLSQTDFERQLASAEINQQLAQAIKLMSQSEVDGTPSIVVNGRYLVLNQSAKSFEQVLDITRFLVEKEKGRLAEN; from the coding sequence ATGAAAAAATTACTGACGCTGTTACTTTTGACCTTTGTCGTTATTGGTTGCGGTGATAAAAATGCAACCGATGCTAATTATGTTGAAGGCGTTAACTATCGTGCGCTTGCAACTCCGATTGCAACCGACGGTGAACAGATCGAAGTGATGGAGTTCTTTTGGTATGGCTGTCCACATTGTGAGTCATTTGAAAAACCGCTGCATCAATGGCAAAAAACCATGGCTGCAGATGTTCACCTAGTGCAGTCACCCGCAATTTGGAATGATCTTATGAAGTTGCACGCCAAGGTATTTTTCATTGTGCAAAATATGGCTGATGCTGATAAGGCACATGCCGCGCTATTTCAAGAAGTGATGGGATTGCGAGAGATCCGCGATATTAAACTGCAAACACAAAAGCTGGCTGAGTTCTTACAGCGTTTCGGACTTAGTCAGACTGATTTTGAACGGCAATTGGCATCGGCTGAGATTAACCAACAACTTGCTCAAGCCATTAAGCTAATGTCTCAGTCTGAAGTCGATGGCACACCTTCAATTGTGGTAAATGGCCGCTACTTAGTACTGAATCAATCAGCAAAAAGCTTTGAGCAGGTATTGGATATTACTCGTTTTCTGGTCGAAAAGGAGAAAGGGCGTTTAGCTGAGAATTAA
- a CDS encoding LysR family transcriptional regulator, whose translation MDYLRHMAIFKQIVDAGSISAAAENLDLSKSVVSHHLKSLETAIGVQLLHRTTRKQQLTPAGTDFYQRCIQLADISQTAWQEARDTGGKLAGPLRISAPHALIDSIVAPAIAELCRDNAQVKPTISVADQRIDLLSDDVDLVIRVGKLPSSNLMQRKLGNFRDVVCASPTYIERHKHEIDAEHWQSLDYIANSWQKARLTHEFEPLAHPAYEQASMLKKLEFIANRFTDNSSAVCALAKAGLGVALLPEFVFQQAEQQNQLAMLVPDHQCPLNAVYAVHDFGHKPPQLIKSTIELLMRYFTSNKN comes from the coding sequence ATGGATTACTTACGTCATATGGCGATCTTCAAACAGATAGTAGATGCAGGCTCAATCAGTGCTGCGGCTGAAAACCTAGATCTATCAAAGTCGGTTGTAAGCCATCATTTAAAAAGCCTTGAGACTGCAATTGGGGTACAACTACTTCACCGTACCACCCGTAAACAGCAACTCACCCCGGCAGGCACAGACTTTTATCAGCGTTGTATTCAATTGGCGGATATCTCTCAAACTGCTTGGCAGGAAGCTCGCGATACAGGCGGAAAGCTCGCTGGCCCATTAAGAATTAGTGCACCTCATGCGCTTATTGATTCAATCGTTGCTCCAGCTATCGCTGAACTATGTCGTGATAACGCGCAGGTAAAGCCAACGATTTCAGTTGCCGATCAACGTATTGACCTGCTCAGTGATGATGTTGATCTGGTTATTCGGGTCGGTAAACTACCTTCTAGCAATTTAATGCAGCGTAAGCTCGGCAATTTTAGGGATGTGGTCTGCGCTAGCCCAACGTATATAGAGCGACATAAGCACGAAATTGATGCAGAACATTGGCAATCTTTGGATTACATAGCCAACTCATGGCAAAAGGCAAGATTAACGCATGAGTTTGAGCCATTAGCACACCCTGCTTACGAACAAGCGTCTATGCTAAAAAAGCTAGAGTTTATCGCCAATCGATTCACCGATAATTCATCCGCTGTTTGCGCTTTAGCTAAAGCAGGCTTAGGCGTTGCACTATTACCTGAATTTGTATTTCAGCAAGCAGAGCAACAAAATCAATTGGCCATGTTAGTGCCTGACCACCAATGTCCACTTAATGCGGTTTACGCCGTACATGATTTTGGCCATAAGCCACCGCAACTGATAAAAAGCACCATTGAGCTTCTGATGCGATATTTCACCTCGAATAAAAATTAG